The window ATTGAGAAGGGCCGGCTGTTCATAAACAGGCTATCAAGCAGGAACTCGCTTCGCCGCAACGGCGATTCGGAAGCCATAAGCATATCATGCCGAAGTTGTTTCAAATTCCGCTTTTGCCGTCACGGCTGCGGCTCAGGGTCCGCTACACCGTTCGGTATAAGAAAACCCCTTTCCCGGTCCAATGTTAAACGTACGGGGTTTACCGAAACCTTACCTCCGGACAACAAGCTTCGCCCGGCGCGACTTTCATATAAAAGCAACTTGTTTTACGGAAGCCGGGGGACGGCCGGGGGTAGAGCAGGAAGCTGATTCCCAATCAGCGACACCAGGAATATCCAGTTAGTTTCGGGCTCGGGTAAAGAGCAGAACCGCTGAAAAGAAATTATGCCACTCACTATGAAATGGAGCGGAGCGGACCACCAGTCACCGCTGCGGGCTCCCTGATCATTGTCACAGCACCTTTTGCGCGATATTTTCGCACGGAGCATATTCTCCATCAGTAAGGTGTAGTGACCAGCGCGTATCCGGTAGGCGCCGGCCTTGACAGGAATGCGTTTTGCGGCTATCTTTTGGTCGGTAACTTACGATTTAGGTATAAGTTTTAGCCCCAATGATTACTTCTTGCAAAGGGAAGTCCATGTTCGAACGAGAAATAGAAAGAAAAATAGAAGATTTTATCGAGCTTGGTTTTCCCCGGTATATCCCCAGACAAGACAGGCTGTTTATGGTTGACAATATGGTGTCAACCGTTATCGGTGCACGCCGGGCCGGCAAGAGTTTCAGGATATTGCAGGCAGCGGCCGAGTTGATTGCTCAGCAGAAAGTAGCATCGATCAACCACGTTTGCTACCTGGATTTTGACAATCCGATCCTGTCAAGCATGAAAGCCGCGGATCTCCTTCTGATCCAAAATACTTTCCTGAAACTGAATCCGGAAATCGTCCCCCAGACCCCCTTATTGTTTCTGCTGGACGAGATCCACAAGATTCAGGGATGGGAAGAGTATGTCATTGATCTCTCCCGCAATCCCAACTGGAAGGTCATTGTTTCCGGGTCATCTTCCAAAATGCTCAAACATGATATTGCCACGGAACTGCGAGGCAAAGCCATATCCACCACTGTTTTCCCGCTCAGTTTCTCCGAGTATCTGCAATTCCACAATTTCAACCACAAGATCGGTTCCACCAAGGGGCTGGCCGAAATCAGGCGCCTTTTTGATGAATACCTGAAATGGGGCGCTTATCCGGCCCTTACGGCCTTAGACGCCTATCTCAGGGAAGGAATCCTGCGGGAATACTTCGATACGATGCTCCTCAAGGACATCATCCAGCG of the Desulfobacterales bacterium genome contains:
- a CDS encoding ATP-binding protein translates to MFEREIERKIEDFIELGFPRYIPRQDRLFMVDNMVSTVIGARRAGKSFRILQAAAELIAQQKVASINHVCYLDFDNPILSSMKAADLLLIQNTFLKLNPEIVPQTPLLFLLDEIHKIQGWEEYVIDLSRNPNWKVIVSGSSSKMLKHDIATELRGKAISTTVFPLSFSEYLQFHNFNHKIGSTKGLAEIRRLFDEYLKWGAYPALTALDAYLREGILREYFDTMLLKDIIQRYNVGKPQHCIRLYRYLLSNISKPYTLQSAYRYLKGCGLNTSREAVRNYLAWAKDSWLLFTIPIYSDSLKEQERNYKKLYAIDWALANKNSQIWNGSYSRALENMVYLALCRQWHRVQYYLTKRKRLEVDFVGVDSHGNPGIAVQVCMDISREATIQRELEALAKTAGYFGIKENLIITYNQEEDFSVAGIAIRAIPAWKWLLQDRSS